One window from the genome of Leptospira johnsonii encodes:
- a CDS encoding ATP-binding cassette domain-containing protein, which produces MSLVLSDVSLSRGGRFLLSGVNISLYPGELLIVLGPNGAGKSTLLKLFSGEMSPDKGFVLLDGIPLSEYDSEDLALRRSVLSQESEIHFPFIADEIVRMGRSCSKLRVPKPLEDQITEDAFHAVHLGERERFQTYNKLSGGEKQRTQMARVLVQDKEPTQRESYVLLDEPGASLDPNRIHSLLEKAKQLSKEGRGVLCILHDLNLALRYADRIAVLKEGKILADGVPENILDEDFVLEHFRLRTKKVPFPEGGHYLIPLGPAEQHTKKEPPYTLDAKGVKENVHR; this is translated from the coding sequence ATGAGCCTAGTATTATCAGACGTTTCCTTATCCAGAGGGGGAAGATTCTTATTGTCAGGGGTCAATATAAGTTTGTATCCGGGAGAACTTTTGATCGTGCTTGGTCCAAACGGAGCGGGAAAATCCACCTTATTAAAATTATTCTCCGGAGAAATGTCCCCGGATAAAGGATTCGTGCTTTTGGATGGGATTCCTTTGTCGGAGTACGATTCGGAAGACCTGGCGCTTCGCAGAAGTGTTCTCTCCCAAGAATCAGAGATCCATTTCCCGTTTATCGCGGATGAGATCGTTCGTATGGGAAGATCATGCTCTAAATTAAGAGTTCCTAAACCATTAGAGGACCAGATCACCGAAGATGCGTTTCATGCGGTACATCTAGGGGAACGAGAAAGATTCCAAACTTATAATAAACTTTCGGGTGGAGAAAAACAAAGGACCCAAATGGCAAGGGTTTTGGTACAGGACAAGGAACCAACCCAAAGAGAAAGTTACGTTCTTTTGGACGAACCGGGAGCTTCTCTAGATCCGAATAGAATACATTCTCTATTAGAAAAAGCAAAACAACTCAGTAAAGAAGGAAGAGGCGTTCTCTGTATCCTTCACGATTTGAATCTAGCTTTGAGATATGCCGATCGGATTGCAGTATTAAAAGAAGGTAAGATACTAGCGGACGGAGTTCCGGAGAATATACTGGATGAGGATTTTGTCTTAGAACATTTCAGATTGAGAACTAAAAAGGTCCCGTTTCCGGAAGGAGGGCATTATCTCATCCCTCTCGGCCCCGCAGAACAACACACAAAAAAAGAACCGCCATATACATTAGATGCTAAAGGAGTAAAAGAAAATGTCCATCGCTGA
- a CDS encoding hemin-degrading factor produces MSIAESLEIENIIKDWKQIKETQPRLRMREIASQLKTSEGGLLAASEISKTEGFPQVSSLQTSWGELFAKFGELGHVMVLTRNEACVHERKGIFEKVSSGPGHILVVGADIDLRLFPGIWKYGFSVEEPKQDSIQRSFQFFNENGEAMFKLFLTDKSNVSAWEKLRSEFKNESPDFSSLFSSENKKETAVAEKKELKPETKAEFLNDWAKLEDTHEFFSLLKKHGVSRIQSMEIASGKFTKTVEPKAVLRMLEMASLDRTPIMVFVGNPGSIQIHTGEVTNIKVLESWWNVLDPEFNLHLRSDLISKVYIVDKPSKDGMIHSMEVYDENGELIVQFFGKRKPGQPERTDWVGLLDKVSVLA; encoded by the coding sequence ATGTCCATCGCTGAATCGTTAGAAATCGAGAATATCATCAAAGATTGGAAACAGATCAAAGAAACACAACCTCGTCTTAGAATGAGAGAGATCGCTTCCCAACTAAAAACTTCGGAAGGTGGACTATTAGCTGCCTCCGAGATCTCAAAAACGGAAGGATTCCCTCAAGTTTCTTCCCTCCAAACCAGCTGGGGTGAATTGTTCGCAAAATTCGGAGAATTGGGACATGTAATGGTCCTCACTCGAAACGAAGCCTGCGTACATGAAAGAAAAGGAATATTCGAAAAAGTAAGTTCCGGCCCGGGACATATCCTAGTCGTTGGAGCGGATATTGATCTCAGACTTTTCCCAGGAATTTGGAAATACGGATTTTCTGTAGAAGAACCTAAACAAGATTCCATCCAAAGATCCTTTCAGTTCTTCAATGAAAATGGAGAGGCTATGTTCAAACTTTTCCTTACTGATAAATCGAATGTGTCCGCTTGGGAAAAACTAAGATCGGAATTCAAAAACGAATCTCCAGACTTCTCCTCCTTATTCTCTTCTGAAAACAAAAAGGAAACCGCTGTAGCGGAGAAAAAAGAACTTAAGCCGGAAACCAAGGCTGAATTCTTAAACGACTGGGCAAAATTAGAAGACACTCACGAGTTTTTCTCTCTATTAAAAAAACATGGTGTTTCCAGGATCCAATCCATGGAGATCGCCAGCGGAAAATTCACTAAAACCGTCGAGCCCAAAGCAGTATTAAGAATGTTAGAAATGGCTTCCTTAGACAGGACACCGATCATGGTTTTCGTGGGAAACCCAGGTTCCATCCAGATCCATACGGGAGAAGTCACCAATATTAAGGTTTTGGAATCTTGGTGGAATGTACTTGATCCTGAATTCAATCTACACTTAAGATCCGACCTGATCTCCAAAGTGTATATAGTGGATAAACCTTCTAAAGACGGAATGATCCACTCCATGGAAGTATACGATGAGAACGGAGAATTGATCGTTCAGTTTTTCGGGAAAAGAAAACCGGGACAGCCGGAAAGAACCGATTGGGTCGGCCTATTAGATAAGGTGTCAGTGCTCGCCTAA
- a CDS encoding FecCD family ABC transporter permease: MIISSPETSSPEMKSIGVEKKKITGRKVPPILVYTLLAVGLFGIGILSLKFGSIQLSTEEILKVLILRQDSLSELEIPHSVLVWNLRMPRLVLSMLVGACLASAGVCIQGLFRNPLVEPGFIGVSPGAALAASTWIVFSEKILTFFPAELKGKESFLLQLCAFGGALSVSFFLHVVSKREGGGFSLVLVLAGIAVNATVVSLLGFLSYLADDAQLRNLTFWSLGSMAIASWHKIYLLGSVLLIVTFFFPVLARGLDALALGEAEAFHTGFKVRRIRNLTIVLASLLVGVSISICGNIAFVGLIVPHILRMVLGPGHKTLLPASLFGGALLLSIADLAARTVAFPSELPIGIIAAGIGGPFFLSLILQAKRREGEFR, encoded by the coding sequence ATGATTATATCCTCTCCGGAAACTTCTTCCCCTGAAATGAAAAGTATAGGGGTAGAAAAGAAAAAGATAACAGGACGAAAAGTCCCACCTATTCTCGTATACACGTTGTTAGCCGTTGGACTTTTCGGGATCGGGATACTTTCTCTTAAATTCGGATCCATACAACTTTCTACCGAAGAGATCCTGAAAGTATTGATCTTAAGACAGGATTCCCTATCTGAATTAGAGATCCCGCATTCCGTTCTAGTTTGGAATTTGAGAATGCCAAGACTCGTACTATCTATGTTAGTCGGAGCTTGTCTTGCGTCTGCAGGAGTTTGTATACAAGGACTATTTCGAAATCCATTGGTAGAACCTGGATTTATAGGAGTAAGCCCAGGGGCAGCATTAGCAGCTTCTACCTGGATCGTATTCTCCGAAAAAATACTTACATTCTTCCCCGCAGAACTGAAAGGAAAAGAAAGTTTTCTATTGCAGTTATGCGCCTTTGGAGGAGCGCTTTCTGTTTCCTTCTTCTTACATGTGGTTTCCAAAAGAGAAGGTGGAGGATTTTCCTTAGTTCTGGTGCTTGCAGGGATCGCGGTAAACGCGACCGTAGTTTCTCTTTTAGGATTTTTATCCTATCTCGCAGACGATGCGCAACTTAGAAATCTTACTTTCTGGAGTTTGGGAAGTATGGCAATCGCAAGCTGGCATAAAATTTATCTACTCGGTTCCGTTCTTCTAATCGTTACCTTCTTCTTTCCAGTACTTGCCAGAGGTTTGGACGCTTTAGCATTAGGTGAGGCAGAAGCTTTTCATACAGGCTTCAAGGTAAGAAGGATCCGAAATCTTACCATTGTTCTAGCAAGTCTATTAGTAGGAGTTAGCATTTCCATCTGTGGAAATATCGCATTCGTAGGTTTGATCGTTCCTCATATTCTGAGAATGGTTTTAGGACCGGGCCATAAAACGTTATTACCTGCTTCCTTATTCGGAGGAGCGCTTCTTCTCTCTATAGCGGACTTGGCTGCACGCACTGTCGCCTTCCCATCTGAACTTCCGATCGGAATCATTGCCGCAGGAATAGGTGGTCCATTCTTTCTGTCCTTAATCCTACAAGCAAAACGTAGAGAAGGTGAATTTAGATGA
- a CDS encoding DsbA family protein has translation MSLEFKRPDTKHSILYVADPVCAWCYGFSPVFEKIRQKYSDKIEFTLVLGGLKYGPEVETFSEEVTEKLKYLWREVERISKRSFHYDILQNRNIKYDSEPGSRAVITAQRIDPTLSFAFLDKLLESFHSQKKDPNSFETYAEIASELSLPLDEFKELYHREETLLETRNDFNYGYILGVTGFPCLVFSDGLDRGILTKGYASFEEVDGLLGDYFRSIGQY, from the coding sequence GTGAGCCTAGAATTCAAACGTCCGGATACCAAACATTCCATCCTATATGTAGCCGATCCAGTCTGTGCCTGGTGTTACGGCTTCTCCCCCGTTTTTGAAAAGATAAGGCAAAAATACTCCGACAAGATAGAGTTCACATTGGTGCTCGGAGGATTAAAATACGGTCCCGAGGTGGAAACATTTTCGGAAGAAGTCACAGAAAAACTAAAATATCTTTGGAGAGAAGTGGAAAGGATCTCTAAGAGAAGTTTTCACTACGATATACTCCAAAATCGAAATATAAAATACGATTCGGAGCCTGGCTCCAGGGCGGTCATTACGGCCCAAAGGATCGACCCTACTCTATCTTTTGCTTTTTTAGATAAGCTGCTGGAAAGTTTTCACTCCCAAAAAAAAGACCCTAACAGTTTTGAAACATATGCCGAGATCGCTTCGGAACTTTCTCTGCCTTTGGATGAATTCAAAGAATTATACCATAGAGAAGAAACACTCTTAGAAACTAGGAACGATTTCAATTACGGATATATTTTGGGCGTAACAGGATTTCCTTGTTTGGTATTTTCAGACGGCTTGGATAGAGGGATCCTAACCAAAGGGTATGCTTCTTTTGAAGAGGTGGATGGACTTTTAGGGGATTATTTCAGGTCTATAGGACAATATTAA
- a CDS encoding M14 family metallopeptidase: protein MDVLSYYLETYEACRKAFLSYKKQLKSKFSRFDYECLEIPKDGGELDIYCLGEKKKPAKRLVIMSSGIHGVEGFAGSAFQRRWIEEFLLDDKSAYKLPKNSDFLILHGINAHGFKNFLRVNERNVDLNRNFALKREKLHKKFKNKKYRKIQSFLNPGSEFGNFFLEYIFFILRFLGVVIRFGAKYVLDAAVNGQYEFPKGIYYGGRKPEPVVRALRKYFKKVLKPYDRILILDFHTGYGAKNGLSLMHNAESGSKTDKNLKKVFGDFGLLLNEGEEDFYRTSGDFTDFFGKILAKEKDLFPITVELGTFGNLNVMGAIRGSFLMISENRIRFHGSKSELEADKVREEFKQMFYPNREDWRLAAMDHVFGIVPEAITRFSKI, encoded by the coding sequence GTGGACGTATTATCGTACTATCTAGAAACCTACGAAGCCTGTAGAAAGGCCTTCTTATCCTACAAAAAACAGCTAAAATCCAAGTTTTCTCGTTTCGACTATGAATGTCTGGAGATCCCTAAAGACGGGGGAGAGTTGGATATATATTGTTTAGGAGAAAAGAAAAAACCCGCAAAACGTTTGGTGATTATGAGCTCTGGCATTCATGGAGTAGAAGGATTTGCAGGTTCCGCATTCCAGCGCAGATGGATCGAGGAATTCCTGCTGGATGACAAGAGCGCTTATAAACTTCCTAAAAATTCGGACTTTTTGATTTTACATGGGATCAATGCACACGGTTTCAAAAACTTCCTGAGAGTGAACGAAAGGAACGTCGACCTAAACCGAAACTTTGCTTTAAAAAGAGAGAAACTTCACAAGAAGTTCAAAAACAAGAAATACAGAAAGATCCAAAGTTTTCTAAATCCTGGTTCTGAGTTTGGAAATTTTTTCTTAGAATACATATTTTTCATTCTTCGGTTCTTGGGAGTTGTGATCCGCTTTGGCGCAAAGTATGTTTTGGATGCAGCGGTAAACGGCCAATATGAATTTCCAAAAGGGATCTATTACGGCGGCAGAAAACCTGAACCTGTGGTGCGCGCTTTAAGAAAGTATTTTAAAAAAGTTTTAAAACCTTACGATCGTATTTTGATCTTGGACTTCCATACAGGTTATGGAGCTAAAAATGGGCTTAGCCTAATGCATAATGCGGAAAGTGGCTCTAAGACGGATAAAAATCTCAAAAAAGTTTTCGGCGATTTTGGTCTTCTTTTGAACGAAGGAGAGGAAGATTTTTATAGGACCTCGGGGGATTTTACTGATTTTTTCGGTAAAATTTTGGCAAAAGAAAAAGATCTATTCCCAATTACCGTGGAGTTAGGAACATTCGGAAATTTGAATGTGATGGGCGCTATCCGAGGAAGTTTTTTAATGATCAGCGAGAACCGCATCCGATTTCACGGTTCCAAATCCGAATTAGAAGCGGATAAGGTAAGAGAAGAATTTAAACAGATGTTCTATCCGAACCGCGAAGACTGGAGACTAGCCGCTATGGATCATGTTTTCGGAATTGTTCCGGAAGCAATCACAAGGTTTTCTAAGATATAA
- a CDS encoding LIC10816 family protein, with amino-acid sequence MDTVTIFALALLAVPVFARFARVSKDAMNRYHLIGLGGLFLILGEATKITATKVTPIAAVLPMIDIATAILAYAGVLFGVVWLSLYYVKHPNEI; translated from the coding sequence ATGGATACAGTGACCATCTTCGCATTAGCGCTTTTGGCTGTTCCTGTGTTTGCCCGGTTTGCCCGAGTATCCAAGGATGCGATGAATCGCTATCACCTAATCGGATTGGGAGGTCTTTTCCTAATTCTTGGTGAAGCTACGAAGATTACTGCGACTAAAGTAACGCCTATAGCAGCAGTTCTTCCTATGATTGACATCGCAACTGCGATCCTAGCTTACGCGGGGGTACTTTTCGGGGTAGTATGGCTATCGCTCTACTACGTCAAACACCCGAACGAAATCTAA
- a CDS encoding DoxX family protein, whose product MERWHDWLETHRDWWIDMVRVYLGGVLVYKGLAFLADTDALIRLMELNNAPYASTLLAHYIVIAHICGGVLLMVGLLTRFSAILQLPVLVGAVLFIHAREGFVSPGSNLPYASMILLLLLHFSLYGSGRISADFYIETHKSV is encoded by the coding sequence ATGGAAAGATGGCATGATTGGTTAGAGACTCATCGGGATTGGTGGATCGATATGGTCCGCGTATATTTAGGCGGTGTTCTTGTGTATAAGGGATTAGCATTCCTTGCAGATACGGATGCGCTCATCCGACTCATGGAACTAAATAACGCTCCTTATGCTTCTACATTACTCGCTCATTATATAGTGATCGCTCACATTTGTGGTGGTGTGCTGCTGATGGTAGGACTTCTGACTAGATTCTCCGCAATTTTACAATTGCCCGTGCTAGTCGGGGCCGTTTTGTTCATCCATGCAAGAGAAGGTTTCGTATCTCCCGGATCAAATCTGCCTTACGCGTCCATGATCCTACTTTTACTTTTACACTTTTCTCTCTATGGATCCGGTCGTATCTCGGCTGATTTTTATATAGAAACACATAAGAGTGTTTAA
- a CDS encoding metallophosphoesterase, with product MEFDLQRLLIFLSVFTVILLIGYSYATSRLIAPFELGTFQKVSLWIGVVFLVLLTPSAYLLSLFFRETQWQKFWAYSAFTTLGFATILVSFVVFKDLGNLAWRGVIYLSDLLQSKSISVASAEIETLMGAEKFGRGDFLARISSFTLLGIAGGLTAFGFYQAKKTPTVKHVRIKVKDLPDGLHGFKIAQLSDIHIGPTIKGKFLEGVVSKTNSLKPDLIAITGDLVDGTVNMLKHHVSSLKDLESKYGTFFVTGNHEYYSGVIAWIRELEDLGINVLLNQNKLIDHNGAKIAVAGVTDYKAHTIIPGHRTDPKQASLGTEGAHYKVLLAHQPNSIFEAAKVGYDLQLSGHTHGGQYFPGNVFIHLFQKFVAGLSKWEDTQLYVSRGTGYWGPPLRIGAPSEITLLVLEKQS from the coding sequence ATGGAGTTCGATTTGCAAAGGTTATTGATTTTTCTTAGTGTTTTTACCGTTATTCTTTTGATAGGTTATTCTTACGCGACGAGTCGTTTGATCGCACCTTTTGAACTCGGAACTTTTCAGAAGGTTTCTTTATGGATCGGAGTAGTTTTCCTGGTCCTTCTCACCCCTAGCGCATATCTTTTAAGTTTATTTTTTAGAGAAACCCAATGGCAAAAGTTCTGGGCCTATTCCGCTTTTACTACTTTGGGATTTGCGACCATTCTCGTTTCCTTCGTAGTTTTTAAAGATCTGGGAAACTTGGCTTGGAGAGGAGTTATTTATCTTTCGGACCTTCTACAATCCAAAAGTATTTCTGTCGCATCAGCCGAAATCGAAACGTTAATGGGGGCGGAAAAATTCGGAAGAGGGGACTTTTTAGCCAGGATCTCTTCCTTTACACTTTTAGGGATCGCAGGTGGGTTAACCGCTTTCGGATTTTACCAAGCTAAAAAAACTCCTACGGTCAAACATGTGAGAATCAAGGTAAAGGATCTTCCTGACGGTCTGCACGGCTTTAAGATCGCACAACTTTCCGACATCCATATCGGGCCAACGATTAAGGGGAAGTTTTTAGAAGGTGTGGTCTCCAAAACAAATTCTTTAAAGCCGGATCTGATTGCAATTACCGGGGACCTGGTCGATGGCACCGTAAATATGTTGAAACATCATGTTTCTTCGCTGAAAGATCTGGAATCTAAGTATGGTACATTCTTTGTAACAGGAAACCATGAGTATTATTCTGGTGTAATCGCTTGGATCCGAGAATTAGAAGATCTTGGAATAAATGTATTATTAAATCAGAATAAACTAATAGATCATAATGGCGCAAAGATAGCTGTCGCAGGTGTAACTGATTATAAGGCACATACGATTATTCCAGGTCATAGAACAGATCCTAAACAGGCTTCTCTCGGAACGGAAGGGGCCCATTACAAGGTGTTACTTGCTCACCAACCGAATTCCATTTTTGAGGCGGCTAAGGTAGGTTACGATCTTCAACTTTCCGGTCACACTCATGGAGGGCAGTATTTTCCAGGAAATGTGTTTATCCATCTGTTCCAAAAGTTTGTGGCGGGTTTGAGTAAATGGGAAGATACCCAACTTTACGTAAGTAGGGGAACCGGTTACTGGGGACCTCCATTAAGAATTGGAGCTCCTTCTGAGATCACTCTGCTTGTTTTGGAAAAACAGTCTTAG
- a CDS encoding heme/hemin ABC transporter substrate-binding protein: protein MKKLLTLALFVCLPASIFAEAKDLRIVTLNGTVSEIVFALGKGKLVVGNDTSSLYPPEALALPKVGYQRALSAEGILSLKPNLILGLEYAGPPEVIEQLKSAGLKVIIYPGLPGVEPALNNILAIGKEIGAEKEALKIVQDIRKKHSKIAEKVSKLKSKPKVLFVYHRGTSLAQVSGTETPADEMIRLGGGINAVDGFKGFKPITPEAVIAAQPDIILIPSRGLESLGGKDGVFSLPGVKDTPAGKKSRVVAIDDLILLGFGPRLGQGIEELFESFHLKTPGKK, encoded by the coding sequence ATGAAAAAACTCTTAACCTTGGCTTTGTTCGTCTGTTTACCTGCATCTATCTTTGCAGAGGCAAAGGATCTTAGGATCGTAACATTGAACGGAACCGTTTCCGAGATCGTTTTTGCATTAGGAAAAGGTAAACTAGTAGTGGGCAATGACACTTCTTCCCTTTATCCTCCGGAAGCATTAGCACTTCCTAAAGTAGGCTACCAAAGAGCGCTTTCCGCAGAAGGGATTCTTTCCTTAAAGCCGAATTTGATCCTTGGATTAGAGTATGCAGGTCCTCCCGAAGTAATAGAACAACTCAAATCTGCAGGTTTAAAAGTGATTATCTATCCTGGATTGCCAGGAGTAGAACCTGCGTTAAATAATATTCTTGCGATCGGAAAAGAGATCGGTGCGGAAAAAGAAGCACTAAAGATCGTGCAAGACATCCGCAAAAAACATTCCAAAATTGCGGAGAAGGTTTCCAAATTAAAATCCAAACCTAAAGTCCTATTCGTATATCATAGGGGAACAAGCCTTGCACAAGTTTCAGGAACGGAAACTCCTGCAGACGAAATGATCCGACTCGGCGGAGGGATCAATGCAGTGGATGGATTCAAAGGTTTTAAGCCGATCACTCCTGAGGCAGTGATAGCAGCACAACCGGATATTATCTTAATTCCAAGCAGAGGTTTAGAAAGCCTTGGCGGAAAAGACGGAGTATTCTCTCTTCCGGGAGTAAAAGATACTCCTGCAGGAAAAAAATCCAGAGTAGTTGCGATAGACGATCTAATCCTTTTAGGCTTCGGTCCGAGACTTGGTCAAGGGATCGAGGAATTATTCGAGTCATTCCATCTTAAAACGCCTGGGAAAAAATGA
- a CDS encoding GAF domain-containing SpoIIE family protein phosphatase, which translates to MSTTDSETRKYKSLLNTSTILNANLDLYQLLPLIMLYSKDLLEAEASSLFLLEEKDGFLYCEVALGEKGEIVQKYARLEPGQGIAGWVAKEKKPIILEDAYTDPRFNPALDQKTGFRTRSLACVPLYIADKVIGTLEILNKSDNRSFDASDVEVLNSLSEMAAIAIKNAQAHETLKKRVLELRLLYEFEKLTVAEKSIHELGNWLLDKVLEFLEAKAGTIYIADPTLEVLRVLAARGIPEEAIHNIQVPYGEGISGWVAKEKQSLLIQNLDEDPRYDKSAKYKFEANSLISAPLLFRGELLGVISVNNKYSGFAFTHADLEMLGAIANRLSVTIKNANLFHKVLDTDRELKRAREVMHKILPSSLPYVGGLEFGVQHIPYDNVGGDFYNILKLDENRSAVLIADVSGHGLSASVVATVIHTVVSTFDSETLGSPSKFFTALNYALYNKLAGNFLTAFYGIIHTGTNTLSYTNAGHNPPILYRKSEGSSLHLETKGKLVGVIPDLFFEEYVTSFQPQDRLVLYTDGLTEHSNTDRTRRYSEDLLSLAVRNHSQTQSAQAAETLIKECRTYCHRSDFEDDVTLLIVDRV; encoded by the coding sequence ATGTCTACCACTGACTCGGAAACCAGAAAATACAAAAGTCTACTGAATACGAGTACGATCCTAAATGCAAATTTAGACCTATACCAACTTCTACCTTTGATCATGTTGTATTCCAAAGATCTGTTAGAAGCGGAAGCAAGCTCCCTATTTTTATTAGAGGAGAAGGACGGATTTTTATACTGCGAAGTTGCCTTGGGTGAAAAAGGAGAGATCGTCCAAAAATATGCAAGGCTCGAACCTGGACAGGGGATCGCGGGCTGGGTGGCTAAAGAAAAAAAACCGATCATTCTAGAAGACGCCTATACGGACCCCAGATTCAACCCTGCTTTGGACCAAAAAACAGGATTTAGGACCAGGTCACTTGCATGCGTTCCTTTATACATTGCGGACAAGGTGATCGGAACCCTTGAAATTCTGAACAAATCGGACAACAGAAGTTTTGATGCCTCGGATGTAGAGGTTCTCAATTCACTTTCCGAAATGGCCGCAATCGCAATCAAAAATGCACAAGCACACGAAACCCTTAAGAAGAGGGTGTTGGAACTCCGACTACTTTACGAATTCGAAAAATTAACGGTCGCAGAAAAAAGCATCCATGAATTAGGAAATTGGCTCTTAGACAAGGTACTCGAATTCTTAGAAGCAAAAGCAGGAACCATTTATATTGCGGATCCTACGTTAGAAGTCCTGCGTGTTTTAGCGGCCAGAGGGATCCCAGAAGAAGCAATTCATAATATACAAGTCCCTTATGGAGAAGGAATATCAGGCTGGGTTGCAAAAGAAAAACAAAGCCTACTCATCCAAAATCTGGACGAGGACCCAAGATACGATAAGAGCGCTAAATATAAATTCGAAGCAAACTCTCTCATCTCCGCCCCGTTACTATTCAGAGGAGAATTATTGGGAGTTATCAGCGTAAACAATAAGTATTCGGGATTCGCATTCACACATGCAGATCTAGAAATGTTGGGCGCTATCGCAAACAGGTTAAGTGTCACCATCAAAAACGCGAATCTTTTCCACAAAGTTTTGGATACGGATAGGGAATTAAAGCGTGCCAGAGAAGTAATGCATAAGATACTTCCTTCTAGTCTTCCTTATGTGGGAGGGTTGGAATTCGGAGTACAACATATTCCTTACGATAATGTAGGTGGAGATTTTTATAATATTTTAAAATTAGACGAGAATCGTAGTGCGGTCCTGATCGCTGACGTTTCCGGTCATGGGCTTTCCGCCTCTGTAGTTGCGACAGTCATTCATACCGTCGTGAGCACATTCGATTCCGAAACATTAGGAAGTCCTTCCAAGTTTTTCACCGCACTCAACTACGCGTTGTATAATAAATTAGCTGGAAATTTCCTTACCGCATTTTACGGGATTATCCATACAGGCACCAACACACTGTCTTATACGAATGCAGGTCATAATCCTCCAATCCTGTATAGAAAATCGGAAGGAAGTTCCTTACATCTGGAAACAAAAGGAAAACTGGTCGGGGTGATCCCTGACTTATTCTTCGAAGAATATGTAACTTCTTTCCAGCCGCAAGACAGATTGGTCTTATATACGGACGGACTTACGGAACATTCTAACACGGATAGGACCAGAAGATACAGCGAAGACTTACTGAGCCTAGCAGTCCGAAATCATTCTCAGACCCAGTCAGCACAAGCAGCGGAAACTTTAATTAAAGAATGTAGGACCTATTGCCATAGATCCGATTTTGAAGATGACGTTACTCTATTGATCGTGGATAGAGTTTAG
- a CDS encoding zinc-dependent alcohol dehydrogenase yields the protein MQQLLFSKRNRVEWEEVQDPKLSGPNQALVRPLAVARCDLDLPILRGQTLFRPPFPLGHEFVGEIMETSEELSSLFPKGTRVAVPFQISCGHCANCETGLTKSCSTVSHTSAYGMGKGAKEFGGAISDSVLVPYAKEMLIPFSNKTDPAAIASISDNIVEAWKLVGMHLKQNKNRSVLVLGGFASSIGLYTAALAKHMGAAELVYMDTDKKRLQIAESYGVKVEQVTSFPKSFGKFDIVADANGTAEGWDCGLRSLGIEGEFGSASIFWTNSIPIPYLELYNNGATIRLGRVRSREWIPEILRLVEEEGFDPSKVTTRKASWSEAADAFLEEETKLIVVR from the coding sequence ATGCAACAATTGCTATTTTCTAAAAGAAATCGGGTAGAATGGGAAGAAGTCCAGGACCCTAAACTTTCAGGACCGAACCAAGCCTTGGTCCGTCCCCTGGCGGTTGCCAGATGTGATTTGGATCTTCCTATATTAAGAGGGCAGACATTATTCCGTCCTCCTTTTCCTCTAGGTCATGAGTTCGTGGGAGAAATTATGGAAACAAGCGAGGAATTATCTTCTCTATTTCCAAAAGGAACTCGTGTCGCAGTTCCATTCCAAATCTCCTGTGGACATTGTGCGAATTGTGAAACCGGACTGACTAAAAGTTGTAGTACTGTTTCTCATACAAGCGCTTACGGAATGGGAAAAGGCGCTAAAGAATTCGGTGGGGCCATATCCGATTCCGTCTTGGTCCCTTATGCAAAAGAGATGCTGATCCCATTTTCTAATAAGACCGATCCTGCCGCGATAGCAAGTATCAGCGATAATATCGTAGAAGCATGGAAGCTAGTCGGAATGCACCTCAAACAAAACAAGAATCGGTCCGTTTTAGTACTAGGGGGTTTTGCTTCCAGTATAGGATTGTATACTGCCGCTCTTGCAAAACATATGGGTGCTGCGGAACTCGTATATATGGATACGGACAAAAAACGTCTACAGATTGCGGAATCTTATGGAGTGAAAGTGGAGCAGGTGACTTCTTTCCCCAAAAGTTTCGGTAAGTTCGATATTGTGGCAGATGCAAACGGAACTGCGGAAGGTTGGGATTGCGGTCTTAGGTCTCTTGGAATAGAAGGAGAATTCGGATCCGCTTCTATTTTCTGGACCAATAGTATTCCGATTCCTTATTTAGAATTATATAATAATGGGGCCACCATTCGTTTGGGAAGAGTTAGATCCAGAGAATGGATCCCCGAAATTTTGAGATTAGTAGAAGAAGAAGGTTTCGATCCTTCTAAGGTCACCACGCGTAAGGCCTCTTGGTCGGAAGCGGCGGATGCTTTCTTGGAAGAGGAGACAAAGTTGATCGTTGTCAGATAA